From Paenibacillus graminis, a single genomic window includes:
- a CDS encoding glycoside hydrolase family 65 protein, whose translation MNEENLWCLKENGYNPGLHKHYEGLFTQGNGYMHVRGSFEEGCSDAPQDEEYLRFPDNVTLEKPRHPKSKQGTFIPGIVGRHPLLKEEIVNLPYVLGLEFLFAGERLDMDRCRISGYQRRLDLRDGSLHRSVVWETAEGMKLHCTFTRYISMADIHLCIQQVELEVLSGEGSLEVKATLRADVRTNGMDHFARIVPSADSEGCLSLETVTEEGNQIFMLSALEASEAIVWNEENTRLMAALRGECRLQTGERLTVRKLNAVTTDRDMEEGTARDRAFAHLSHARNLGWEQLYNRHAAKWKSKWQHADICIKGDDAAQVNVRASLYHLIRSNAEQDARVAICAKGYAGEAYFGRYFWDTEINLLPFFLHTNPLAARSLLLFRYNTLEGARRNAKKYGYRGARYAWESSLSGEEQCANWQYADHEIHITGDVVYALFHYVNATGDDDFLERYGIDILVETARYWCDRVDWNGEGYGELLGVMGPDEYLPFTRNNAFTNRMVKFSLEQTVACLDSLQNGRPDSYAAAAERLDLRPDERELFRHTAEKLRLPYDSQMEIVPQSDDFADYADVEFESLWTDRSRPFGHFISQERNYRSKALKQADVLELMLLFPQEFSEEQLRAAYAYYEPITTHDSSLSVAVHGIVASWLNHKEEAAAFLQRVMAIDFSLEKKGAAEGIHIANCGGLWQLIVYGFAGLTSAMWSETIQLQPRLPEGWEELSFRIVWRGEHYRIIVSPGAYEVQKLNGGDAVAGTTI comes from the coding sequence ATGAACGAAGAAAACCTGTGGTGCCTGAAAGAAAACGGATATAACCCTGGACTGCACAAGCATTATGAAGGACTCTTTACCCAAGGAAATGGCTACATGCATGTCCGGGGAAGCTTTGAGGAGGGGTGCAGCGATGCGCCCCAGGACGAAGAATATTTGCGCTTTCCCGATAATGTAACACTTGAGAAGCCGCGGCATCCCAAGTCCAAGCAGGGAACCTTCATCCCGGGGATCGTCGGCCGGCATCCGCTGCTGAAGGAAGAGATTGTAAATCTGCCTTATGTTCTGGGGCTTGAATTTCTGTTTGCCGGTGAACGTCTGGATATGGACCGGTGCCGGATCAGCGGCTACCAGCGCCGGCTGGATCTGCGGGACGGAAGCCTTCATCGTTCAGTTGTATGGGAGACGGCAGAGGGCATGAAACTTCATTGTACATTTACCCGATACATCAGCATGGCGGATATCCATCTTTGCATTCAGCAGGTTGAGCTTGAGGTGCTGTCAGGCGAAGGCAGCCTGGAGGTGAAGGCCACCCTCCGGGCTGATGTGCGGACCAATGGAATGGATCATTTTGCCCGGATTGTTCCCTCGGCGGACTCAGAGGGCTGTCTGTCGCTCGAAACGGTTACGGAGGAGGGCAATCAAATCTTCATGCTGTCTGCGCTGGAAGCCTCTGAAGCGATTGTCTGGAATGAAGAAAATACCCGGCTGATGGCTGCGCTTCGAGGGGAGTGCAGACTGCAGACAGGGGAACGGTTGACGGTCCGCAAGCTGAATGCGGTGACAACGGATCGGGACATGGAGGAGGGAACAGCCCGCGACAGGGCGTTTGCGCATCTCAGCCACGCCCGCAATTTGGGCTGGGAACAGCTGTATAACCGCCATGCTGCCAAGTGGAAGAGCAAGTGGCAGCATGCCGATATCTGCATCAAGGGTGATGATGCGGCGCAAGTGAACGTCCGCGCTTCCCTCTACCATTTGATCCGCTCCAATGCGGAACAGGATGCGAGAGTGGCAATCTGTGCCAAGGGTTATGCCGGCGAGGCCTATTTTGGCAGGTATTTCTGGGATACGGAGATCAACCTGCTGCCCTTCTTTCTGCACACCAACCCGTTGGCTGCCCGCAGTCTGCTTCTTTTCCGCTACAATACGCTTGAGGGAGCCAGGCGCAATGCGAAGAAATATGGATACCGGGGAGCACGGTATGCCTGGGAGTCCTCGTTAAGCGGGGAAGAGCAATGTGCGAATTGGCAGTACGCAGACCATGAAATTCATATAACAGGGGATGTAGTTTATGCTCTGTTTCACTACGTAAATGCTACAGGAGACGACGATTTTCTGGAGCGCTACGGTATTGATATTCTGGTGGAGACAGCCCGTTATTGGTGTGATCGGGTGGATTGGAACGGGGAGGGGTATGGCGAGCTGCTCGGCGTTATGGGGCCGGATGAATATTTGCCGTTCACCCGAAACAATGCCTTTACCAACCGCATGGTCAAATTCAGTCTGGAGCAAACCGTTGCTTGTCTGGACAGCCTGCAAAACGGTAGGCCGGATAGCTATGCGGCTGCGGCAGAGCGGCTGGATCTCCGTCCGGATGAACGGGAGCTCTTCCGGCACACGGCCGAGAAGCTGAGGCTGCCTTACGACAGCCAGATGGAAATTGTTCCGCAATCCGATGATTTCGCCGACTATGCCGATGTGGAATTTGAAAGTCTCTGGACAGACCGCTCCAGGCCATTTGGCCATTTCATTTCCCAAGAGCGCAACTATCGCTCCAAGGCGTTGAAGCAGGCGGATGTTCTAGAATTGATGCTGCTGTTTCCACAGGAATTCTCCGAGGAGCAGCTGAGGGCGGCTTATGCGTATTATGAGCCGATTACGACTCATGATTCCTCTTTGTCAGTGGCGGTTCACGGTATTGTGGCATCCTGGCTGAACCATAAGGAGGAAGCAGCAGCTTTTCTGCAGCGGGTGATGGCTATCGATTTTTCCCTGGAGAAAAAGGGGGCCGCCGAGGGGATTCACATCGCTAATTGCGGCGGCCTGTGGCAGCTTATCGTGTACGGATTTGCCGGTTTGACGAGTGCGATGTGGAGCGAAACCATTCAACTGCAGCCCCGTCTGCCTGAGGGCTGGGAGGAGCTGAGCTTCCGGATTGTTTGGCGGGGGGAGCACTACCGGATAATTGTTAGCCCAGGTGCTTATGAAGTACAGAAGCTGAACGGGGGGGACGCAGTTGCGGGCACAACCATTTGA
- a CDS encoding carbohydrate ABC transporter permease, translated as MRILKKGLVVLKYGFVLLIILLSLGPFLWVLMASFKTNAEILNNSLGWPKSFRFSNYVMAFKIAPLSRFYINSVIVGIFGTLLNLLLLGMSGYVLARFQFRFKNLLMGAFSLSLLIPGAAMLQPLYLTVNTLGLYDKVVGLIIVYAGFGLPVSLYILSSYFLTIPKEMEESAYLDGASFIQTFFRIILPISKPGFGTAGVMQFLLCWNEFQFAIILTTGNQSRTLPLALYYFKSQFASDYGVMFAATMVVIIPSILVYILLQKQVVSGLAAGAVKG; from the coding sequence GTGAGAATATTGAAAAAAGGTTTGGTTGTGCTCAAGTATGGGTTTGTGCTCCTGATTATACTGTTATCTCTTGGCCCGTTTCTGTGGGTGCTGATGGCTTCATTCAAAACAAATGCCGAGATTTTGAACAATTCGCTCGGCTGGCCGAAAAGCTTCCGCTTTTCCAATTACGTTATGGCCTTCAAGATTGCGCCGCTTTCGCGGTTTTACATCAACAGTGTAATCGTGGGTATCTTCGGAACATTATTAAATTTACTATTGCTCGGTATGTCGGGCTATGTGCTGGCCCGCTTTCAATTCCGCTTCAAAAACCTGCTGATGGGAGCGTTCTCTCTTTCTCTGCTGATTCCAGGCGCTGCCATGCTGCAGCCGCTATATTTGACGGTTAATACATTGGGGCTGTATGACAAGGTGGTTGGACTTATTATCGTGTATGCCGGCTTTGGCTTGCCGGTCTCGCTGTATATTCTATCAAGCTATTTCCTGACGATTCCCAAGGAGATGGAGGAATCGGCTTATCTGGACGGTGCCAGCTTCATCCAGACGTTCTTCAGAATTATTCTGCCCATATCGAAACCGGGTTTCGGCACGGCAGGTGTGATGCAGTTTCTGCTCTGCTGGAATGAATTCCAATTCGCTATTATTCTGACGACGGGTAATCAGAGCCGTACACTGCCGCTTGCACTCTACTATTTCAAAAGCCAGTTTGCCAGCGATTACGGCGTCATGTTTGCGGCGACGATGGTTGTCATCATCCCTAGCATCCTGGTCTATATCCTGCTGCAGAAGCAAGTTGTATCCGGACTTGCAGCGGGAGCGGTGAAGGGATGA